The following proteins come from a genomic window of Microbacterium sp. SY138:
- the glmU gene encoding bifunctional UDP-N-acetylglucosamine diphosphorylase/glucosamine-1-phosphate N-acetyltransferase GlmU, which produces MTGNNLAIVVLAAGQGTRMKSRLPKVLHPISGRPLVGHVLTTAGRLQAAHVEVVVRHERDQVVAALAADYPDAVFVDQDDIPGTGRAVQVAIDALPTDFDGDVLVLSGDCPLADADTLSAFLAEHRASGAPATLMTALVDDPTGYGRVVRDADGGVDRIVEQKDANEEEAAVREINAGMYVFRAATLRAYLPQLSLDNAQREMYLTDVPGLLRRDGDRVAASVVSDVTVTYGVNDRAQLALVGRLLNQRIVRRWQLEGVTVIDPATTWIDDDAKLAPDVTILPNTQILRATVIASGAVIGPDTTLVDCEVGEDAIVRRTDATLAVIGAEATVGPFSFLRPGTILGARGKIGAYVETKNAEIGEGSKVPHLSYVGDATIGRGVNLGASTITANYDDVNKHRTEIGDEVHTGSHTVLVAPVRLGAGAKTGAGAVVRKDVPAGALAMSVAPQRNIEGWVEKNRAGTGAADAASRENSAE; this is translated from the coding sequence ATGACTGGGAACAATCTCGCCATCGTCGTCCTCGCTGCGGGACAGGGCACGCGCATGAAGTCGCGCCTGCCCAAGGTGCTGCACCCGATCAGCGGGCGTCCGCTCGTGGGGCATGTGCTCACCACAGCGGGCCGGCTGCAGGCGGCGCACGTGGAGGTCGTCGTGCGGCACGAACGCGACCAGGTGGTCGCGGCGCTGGCCGCCGACTACCCCGACGCCGTGTTCGTCGATCAGGACGACATCCCCGGAACCGGTCGTGCGGTGCAGGTGGCCATCGATGCGCTCCCCACCGACTTCGACGGCGACGTGCTCGTCCTCTCCGGCGACTGTCCACTCGCCGATGCCGACACCCTCTCCGCCTTCCTCGCAGAGCACCGCGCCTCGGGCGCGCCGGCCACGCTGATGACCGCACTGGTCGACGATCCGACCGGCTACGGACGCGTCGTGCGCGATGCCGACGGTGGGGTCGACCGCATCGTGGAGCAGAAGGATGCGAACGAGGAAGAGGCCGCCGTCCGCGAGATCAATGCCGGGATGTACGTGTTCCGCGCCGCGACGCTGCGGGCGTACCTGCCCCAGCTGAGTCTCGACAATGCCCAGCGTGAGATGTATCTGACCGATGTGCCGGGATTGCTCCGTCGCGACGGCGACCGTGTCGCGGCATCGGTGGTGTCCGATGTCACGGTCACCTATGGAGTCAACGACCGCGCGCAGCTCGCTCTGGTCGGGCGCCTGCTCAACCAGCGAATCGTGCGTCGCTGGCAGCTCGAGGGCGTGACCGTGATCGACCCCGCCACCACCTGGATCGACGACGACGCGAAGCTCGCACCCGACGTCACGATCCTCCCGAACACGCAGATCCTCCGCGCCACGGTGATCGCCTCCGGTGCCGTCATCGGTCCGGACACGACACTCGTGGACTGCGAGGTCGGGGAGGACGCGATCGTCCGCCGCACCGATGCCACGCTGGCCGTGATCGGTGCCGAGGCGACCGTCGGCCCGTTCTCGTTCCTCCGCCCCGGCACGATCCTCGGAGCCCGAGGCAAGATCGGCGCCTACGTCGAGACCAAGAACGCCGAGATCGGCGAGGGCAGCAAGGTTCCGCACCTCTCCTACGTGGGCGATGCGACGATCGGCCGCGGGGTGAACCTGGGCGCGAGCACCATCACGGCGAACTACGACGACGTCAACAAGCACCGCACCGAGATCGGTGACGAGGTGCACACCGGGTCGCACACGGTGCTCGTCGCGCCCGTTAGGCTGGGAGCCGGTGCGAAGACCGGTGCAGGCGCCGTCGTCCGCAAGGACGTCCCCGCCGGCGCGCTGGCCATGAGCGTCGCCCCCCAGCGCAACATCGAGGGCTGGGTCGAGAAGAACAGAGCAGGGACGGGCGCGGCGGATGCTGCGTCCCGCGAGAATTCGGCGGAATAG
- a CDS encoding flavodoxin reductase, with the protein MITSFAAARQRVLAVLGSLSMYRLVLFALVALAVIAFVLSLFGVIVSPTPLELVASFLVLAVVISAVDAVAQRILRLPWRVESSLVTALILLFVLRPGIEPGALLGLALAGAVASVSKYLIAWRGRHIFNPAAFGAAVVSILGAFGAFEWLGTSSSWWVGTPVLTIPVAVLGLAVLWRTEKIRIVLVFLLVAVATSVVRQMVQATEFDISFDIVTALQFAVLQSPFLFLGAFMLSEPLTLPPRRRQQLVVAVVVGLLAGWPISVAGLFTLGQERALLIGNLVAFAFALRGSVRLVLERREFVTPTAQELTFRAKGRVRFLPGQYLELDVPHHRPDARGTRREFSIVSAPADLPTLRIAYKNGDQKHPSSYKRALAAAEPGATFAVTGTWGDFILPRGDQPVLMVAAGIGVTPFVSQLRQLQATGQRRDVVLVYVASDASELAFRDELAATGVRTVVFTRDEPGDLPAHWSWARGARLDAETLERAVADLAMRHAFISGPPRLIADLAPALQKARSLTTDAFAGY; encoded by the coding sequence GTGATCACCTCATTCGCCGCCGCACGACAGCGGGTCCTCGCGGTGCTGGGCTCGCTGTCGATGTACCGCCTCGTGCTGTTCGCGCTCGTCGCACTCGCGGTCATCGCCTTCGTCCTGTCGCTCTTCGGCGTGATCGTCTCGCCGACCCCGCTCGAGCTCGTGGCCTCGTTCCTCGTGCTCGCGGTCGTCATCTCCGCCGTGGACGCGGTGGCGCAGCGCATCCTCCGACTCCCCTGGCGCGTCGAATCGTCACTGGTGACCGCACTCATCCTCCTGTTCGTCCTCCGGCCGGGCATCGAGCCTGGCGCGCTCCTCGGTCTCGCTCTCGCCGGCGCCGTCGCAAGTGTCTCGAAGTACCTGATCGCGTGGCGCGGGCGGCACATCTTCAACCCCGCCGCGTTCGGGGCGGCCGTGGTCTCGATCCTCGGCGCTTTCGGAGCGTTCGAGTGGCTGGGGACCTCGTCGTCGTGGTGGGTCGGCACGCCGGTGCTCACGATCCCTGTGGCGGTGCTGGGCCTCGCCGTGCTGTGGCGCACCGAAAAGATCCGGATCGTGCTGGTGTTCCTGCTCGTCGCCGTCGCCACGTCGGTCGTGCGTCAGATGGTGCAGGCCACAGAGTTCGACATCTCGTTCGACATCGTGACGGCGCTGCAGTTCGCGGTGCTGCAGTCGCCTTTCCTGTTCCTCGGGGCGTTCATGCTCTCGGAGCCGCTGACCCTCCCGCCGCGCCGTCGGCAACAGCTCGTCGTGGCCGTCGTGGTGGGTCTGCTCGCGGGGTGGCCGATCTCGGTGGCCGGGCTGTTCACCCTCGGTCAGGAGCGTGCGCTGCTGATCGGCAACCTGGTGGCGTTCGCGTTCGCCCTGCGCGGTTCTGTGCGGCTCGTGCTCGAGCGGCGTGAGTTCGTCACCCCGACCGCGCAGGAGCTGACGTTCCGTGCCAAGGGGCGCGTGCGCTTCCTTCCGGGGCAGTACCTCGAGCTCGACGTTCCGCATCATCGCCCCGACGCACGCGGAACCCGTCGAGAGTTCAGCATCGTGTCGGCACCGGCTGATCTTCCGACGTTGCGCATCGCGTACAAGAACGGCGACCAGAAGCATCCGTCGAGCTACAAGCGCGCTCTCGCCGCCGCAGAGCCGGGGGCGACCTTCGCGGTGACCGGCACCTGGGGGGATTTCATCCTTCCTCGCGGAGACCAGCCGGTGCTCATGGTCGCGGCCGGCATCGGGGTGACACCGTTCGTCTCGCAGCTGCGGCAGTTGCAGGCGACCGGTCAGCGCCGCGATGTGGTGCTCGTGTATGTCGCCTCCGACGCCTCAGAGCTCGCCTTCCGCGATGAGCTCGCTGCGACGGGGGTGCGCACCGTGGTGTTCACACGTGACGAGCCTGGCGATCTGCCCGCGCACTGGTCCTGGGCGCGAGGCGCACGTCTGGATGCGGAGACCCTGGAGCGCGCCGTCGCCGACCTGGCCATGCGTCATGCGTTCATCTCGGGCCCGCCGCGGCTCATCGCCGACCTCGCCCCTGCCCTGCAGAAGGCCCGCAGCCTCACCACCGACGCGTTCGCCGGATACTGA
- a CDS encoding methionine ABC transporter ATP-binding protein has protein sequence MPIVSLENVSKRYPSPAGADEQITAVDGVTLQIDQGDVYGIIGYSGAGKSTLVRLINALEPASEGRITVDGVEITALAERELRRVRSGIGMIFQQFNLFSSKSVRANVAYPLKLAGWSKPDIEARVTELLSFVGLSDKARSYPEQLSGGQKQRVGIARALATRPAILLADEATSALDPETTHEVLALLKKVNEEQGVTIVVITHEMDVIQTIATKVAVMDRGRVIEHGDVFEVFSNPQHAASQRFVGTVVKGVPSPSERAVLRERHDGRLVTFSFRDGGPSQAQVFLQLADAGLEFELVFGGINDIRGRAFGHLTLAIRGEDGVIEQTLASIAPHVDVSDIDSEEVR, from the coding sequence ATGCCCATCGTGTCCCTCGAGAACGTATCGAAGAGATACCCGTCCCCGGCTGGGGCTGACGAGCAGATCACGGCGGTCGACGGCGTCACGTTGCAGATCGATCAGGGAGATGTCTACGGCATCATCGGATACTCCGGCGCAGGCAAGTCGACGCTCGTTCGTCTCATCAATGCTCTGGAGCCTGCCTCCGAGGGGCGGATCACTGTCGATGGCGTGGAGATCACGGCTCTCGCGGAGCGCGAGCTGCGCCGGGTGCGCAGTGGAATCGGAATGATCTTCCAGCAGTTCAACCTCTTCTCGTCGAAGAGCGTGCGGGCGAACGTCGCGTATCCGCTCAAGCTGGCCGGGTGGTCGAAGCCCGACATCGAGGCGCGTGTCACCGAGCTGCTCAGCTTCGTGGGGTTGAGCGACAAGGCGCGCTCATACCCCGAACAGCTCTCCGGCGGTCAGAAGCAGCGTGTGGGCATCGCCAGAGCCCTCGCCACGAGGCCGGCCATCCTCCTCGCAGACGAGGCGACCAGCGCGCTCGACCCGGAGACCACGCACGAGGTGCTGGCACTGCTCAAGAAGGTGAACGAGGAACAGGGCGTGACGATCGTCGTGATCACGCATGAGATGGATGTCATCCAGACGATTGCGACGAAGGTCGCCGTCATGGACCGCGGTCGCGTCATCGAGCACGGCGACGTGTTCGAGGTCTTCTCCAACCCACAGCACGCCGCTTCGCAGCGGTTCGTCGGCACGGTCGTGAAGGGGGTGCCCTCTCCGTCTGAACGGGCGGTGCTCCGTGAACGTCACGATGGACGCCTCGTGACGTTCTCGTTCCGTGACGGCGGTCCGTCCCAGGCGCAGGTCTTTCTCCAGCTCGCCGACGCGGGACTGGAATTCGAGCTCGTGTTCGGGGGCATCAACGACATCCGCGGGCGTGCCTTCGGACACCTCACTCTCGCGATCCGCGGTGAGGACGGTGTCATCGAGCAGACGCTCGCGAGCATCGCCCCACATGTCGACGTGTCCGACATCGACAGCGAGGAGGTGCGCTGA
- a CDS encoding FAD:protein FMN transferase — translation MASWRFEAIGTQWEIETTEPLPESARAAVMAEIDRFDREWSRFRADSEVVRLGREGGGFASADARPMLDAYRGLSAATGGAVNPLVADSLDALGYDAEYSLVPGEPVRAPADWEQDVSWTDTDVAASAPALIDVGALGKGRLVDLVAAVLAAVPGDLVVDAGGDIRVRGSGVRIGLEHPYDPTKAIGVVDVHDQALCASAINRRAWGSGLHHVLDARTGMPVRTWAATWAWAPEAMTADAVATALFFDGGVELAAMWNVEWVRMSTDGRVQRSPGCPAELFVAAGASHPSGRN, via the coding sequence ATGGCCAGCTGGCGTTTCGAGGCCATCGGGACGCAGTGGGAGATCGAGACGACGGAACCCCTGCCGGAGTCGGCACGCGCCGCGGTGATGGCGGAGATCGACCGCTTCGACCGCGAGTGGTCCCGATTCCGTGCAGATTCGGAAGTCGTGCGCCTCGGACGTGAGGGGGGCGGCTTCGCCTCCGCCGATGCCCGGCCGATGCTCGACGCGTACCGTGGGCTCTCCGCCGCGACCGGAGGCGCCGTCAACCCGCTCGTCGCGGACAGCCTCGACGCGCTCGGGTACGACGCCGAATACTCCCTCGTGCCGGGTGAACCCGTGCGCGCACCGGCGGACTGGGAACAGGACGTGTCCTGGACGGATACCGATGTCGCGGCCTCGGCGCCTGCCCTGATCGATGTCGGCGCGCTCGGCAAAGGGCGTCTCGTCGACCTCGTGGCGGCGGTGTTGGCAGCGGTGCCCGGAGACCTCGTGGTCGACGCCGGTGGTGACATCCGGGTCCGCGGCTCCGGTGTGCGCATCGGCCTCGAGCACCCGTACGATCCGACGAAGGCGATCGGGGTCGTCGACGTGCACGACCAGGCGCTGTGCGCCTCGGCGATCAACCGGAGGGCGTGGGGGAGCGGGCTGCATCATGTGCTGGATGCCCGCACCGGGATGCCCGTGCGCACGTGGGCCGCGACCTGGGCATGGGCGCCGGAGGCGATGACGGCCGACGCCGTGGCGACGGCTCTCTTCTTCGACGGCGGTGTCGAGCTCGCAGCGATGTGGAACGTCGAGTGGGTGCGCATGAGCACCGACGGGCGCGTGCAGCGCTCGCCCGGATGCCCGGCCGAACTGTTCGTCGCCGCGGGGGCGTCGCACCCCTCAGGTCGGAATTAG
- a CDS encoding FMN-binding protein, which translates to MIRTTVPTSVRKGTALLGIAGLFVLAGCSGNADAEAPADNSSTPDAGSSSSSSGGDSTGTYADGTYTADGSYQTPETVEQISVTLTLADGVVTDVEVTGDPQAPESKQYQGQFIDGIAEQVDGKALDDLNVSRVAGSSLTSGGFNKAVEAIKEQAAA; encoded by the coding sequence ATGATCCGCACGACCGTACCGACCTCTGTCCGTAAGGGAACCGCACTCCTCGGGATCGCGGGACTCTTCGTCCTCGCCGGATGCTCCGGAAACGCCGACGCCGAGGCGCCCGCCGACAACAGCAGCACTCCGGACGCCGGTTCCTCCTCGTCGTCCTCCGGCGGCGACTCCACGGGAACCTACGCCGACGGCACCTACACCGCCGATGGGTCGTACCAGACGCCCGAGACGGTGGAGCAGATCTCCGTCACCCTGACCCTCGCCGACGGCGTCGTGACCGATGTCGAGGTGACCGGCGACCCGCAGGCCCCAGAGAGCAAGCAGTACCAGGGGCAGTTCATCGACGGGATCGCCGAGCAGGTCGACGGCAAGGCTCTCGACGACTTGAACGTCAGCCGCGTCGCCGGCTCGTCGCTCACCAGCGGTGGGTTCAACAAGGCCGTCGAGGCGATCAAGGAGCAGGCCGCCGCCTAG
- a CDS encoding ATP-binding protein yields the protein MSLQTRLMTAVIGFVSLILIIVAVITSATLGSTLERQLDEKVESYAAGITKQLVQQVPAERATVDNILKGGNPQIPGLLFAVASPVTGATGIAFDNSNGDLGGTSQALTADQLHELISALGSGTPATVSLAGLGSYRVVANPASTGVVVVTGLPRDEIQNQLTQLLTVIALATIGGLILLALTTAITIRVSLRPLRAVAMTATRVANQQLDRGEVTITERVPASEADPRTETGIVGASLNKLLDHVNTSLASRQKNEERMRRFVADASHELRTPLASIRGYSELSLRALRQSNAQAERPEVIEGTTSSLERIQAQSLRMTRLVEDLLLLARLDEGQELVYGTVDLTQLALEGLSDARPTAADHHWNIDVPDEPVTIVGDAGRMHQVVANLLANARTHTPAGTTVTLSVAQEGEDAVLRVHDDGPGIDPAIRDELFARFARGDSSRARQTGGTGLGLAIAKAIVEGHHGFITVTSEPGDTTFTVRIPRNPAAADDDTAEA from the coding sequence ATGAGCCTGCAGACACGGCTGATGACCGCCGTGATCGGGTTCGTCTCGCTGATCCTCATCATCGTCGCCGTCATCACCAGCGCGACGCTGGGCAGCACGTTGGAGCGGCAGCTCGACGAGAAGGTCGAGAGCTATGCCGCGGGCATCACGAAGCAGCTCGTCCAACAGGTCCCGGCTGAACGAGCCACGGTCGACAACATCCTCAAGGGCGGCAACCCGCAGATTCCCGGCCTGCTGTTCGCCGTCGCGAGTCCTGTCACCGGGGCAACCGGAATCGCCTTCGACAACTCGAACGGCGACCTCGGCGGAACATCCCAGGCTCTCACAGCGGATCAACTGCACGAACTCATCAGCGCTCTGGGCAGCGGCACGCCGGCGACCGTCTCGCTCGCGGGGCTCGGTTCCTACCGGGTCGTCGCAAACCCTGCGAGCACGGGCGTCGTGGTTGTCACCGGACTCCCCCGTGACGAGATCCAGAACCAGCTCACGCAACTGCTCACCGTCATCGCCCTCGCGACCATCGGCGGGCTCATCCTGCTGGCGCTGACCACTGCGATCACGATCAGAGTGAGTCTGCGACCACTGCGTGCTGTCGCGATGACCGCGACCAGGGTCGCCAACCAGCAGCTCGATCGCGGCGAGGTGACGATCACCGAGCGCGTACCGGCGTCCGAGGCGGATCCGCGCACCGAGACCGGGATCGTCGGCGCCTCCCTGAACAAGCTGCTCGATCATGTGAACACGTCGCTCGCCTCCCGCCAGAAGAACGAGGAGCGGATGCGGCGCTTCGTCGCCGACGCCAGCCACGAGCTGCGCACCCCGCTCGCCTCCATCCGTGGATACTCGGAATTGTCGCTGCGCGCGCTGCGTCAGTCGAACGCGCAGGCGGAGCGTCCCGAGGTCATCGAGGGTACGACCTCGTCGTTGGAGCGCATCCAGGCCCAGTCGCTGCGGATGACCCGCCTCGTCGAGGACCTGCTGCTGCTGGCCCGACTCGACGAAGGCCAGGAGCTCGTCTACGGCACGGTCGACCTGACCCAGCTGGCCCTCGAAGGCCTCTCGGACGCACGCCCGACCGCGGCCGACCACCACTGGAACATCGACGTGCCCGATGAACCCGTCACGATCGTGGGAGACGCCGGACGCATGCATCAGGTCGTCGCGAACCTGCTCGCGAACGCCCGCACCCACACGCCCGCCGGCACGACCGTGACACTGAGCGTCGCGCAGGAGGGTGAGGATGCCGTGCTGCGCGTGCACGACGACGGTCCGGGCATCGACCCCGCCATCCGTGACGAGCTGTTCGCCCGTTTCGCCCGTGGAGACAGCTCGCGGGCCCGGCAGACCGGCGGCACGGGCCTCGGACTCGCGATCGCGAAGGCCATCGTCGAAGGGCACCATGGCTTCATCACCGTCACCAGCGAACCCGGTGACACGACCTTCACCGTCCGCATCCCGCGTAACCCGGCGGCAGCCGACGACGACACCGCCGAGGCCTGA
- a CDS encoding MarR family transcriptional regulator: protein MSEVDEVDRIVGAWNTQRPDLDFSPLEVLSRMDRLSRHLDRARRDVFRRSDLEHWEWDVLSALRRAGAPFQLSPKQLLQQTLVSSGTMTNRIDRLVGRRFVRREADPGDGRSVLVTLTDDGRIRVDAAITRLVDVEADLLRALSRSDRDRLAGLLRKLSLSFDS, encoded by the coding sequence ATGAGCGAGGTGGATGAGGTCGACCGGATCGTCGGCGCGTGGAACACCCAGCGCCCCGACCTCGACTTCTCCCCGCTCGAGGTGCTGTCGCGGATGGACCGGCTGTCGCGCCACCTCGACCGTGCCCGACGCGACGTGTTCCGCCGCAGCGACCTGGAGCACTGGGAATGGGATGTGCTCTCGGCGCTGCGCCGAGCAGGGGCGCCGTTCCAGCTCTCCCCCAAGCAGTTGCTGCAGCAGACTCTGGTCTCGAGCGGCACGATGACCAACCGGATCGACCGTCTTGTCGGCCGCCGCTTCGTGCGCCGCGAGGCCGACCCCGGCGACGGGCGCAGCGTGCTGGTGACGCTCACCGACGATGGGCGCATCCGCGTGGATGCCGCCATCACTCGTCTCGTCGATGTGGAGGCCGACCTGCTGCGGGCCCTCTCGCGCTCGGATCGGGATCGCCTCGCGGGGCTGCTGCGCAAGCTGAGCCTGAGCTTCGACTCGTGA
- a CDS encoding methionine ABC transporter permease: protein MDRLIELGPEFWTAAVETLYMVSLTLVLGGLLGGLIGVGLYLTRPGGMLQNRAVSAVLNLFINFFRPIPFVILITVLIPFSRFIVGSGIGTNAAIVALVVASMFAIGRIVEQHLVGVSPGVIEAARAMGAGPWRTLFTVVIPEALGPLILGYTFVIVALIDMTAMAGYIGAGGLGNFALTYGRRQFEPVVMWAAVLLIVVFVHVAQTLGTRLARKVMRR from the coding sequence ATGGATCGTCTCATCGAGCTGGGGCCCGAGTTCTGGACGGCTGCTGTCGAGACTCTCTACATGGTCTCTCTCACGCTGGTGCTGGGCGGCCTGCTGGGCGGTCTGATCGGCGTCGGTCTGTACCTCACCAGGCCGGGAGGGATGCTGCAGAATCGGGCGGTCTCCGCAGTCCTGAACCTCTTCATCAACTTCTTCCGCCCCATCCCGTTCGTGATCCTCATCACGGTGCTGATCCCGTTCTCGCGTTTCATCGTGGGCAGCGGCATCGGCACGAACGCCGCGATCGTGGCGCTCGTCGTGGCCTCGATGTTCGCGATCGGCCGCATCGTCGAACAGCATCTCGTCGGGGTCTCACCCGGAGTGATCGAAGCCGCACGCGCCATGGGGGCCGGCCCCTGGCGGACGCTCTTCACCGTCGTGATCCCGGAGGCCCTGGGGCCGCTCATCCTCGGGTACACGTTCGTCATCGTCGCCCTCATCGACATGACCGCGATGGCGGGTTACATCGGTGCAGGCGGTCTCGGAAACTTCGCACTGACCTACGGACGTCGTCAGTTCGAGCCCGTGGTGATGTGGGCGGCCGTGCTGCTCATCGTCGTCTTCGTGCACGTGGCGCAGACGCTCGGAACCCGCCTGGCCCGCAAGGTCATGCGCCGCTGA
- a CDS encoding GNAT family N-acetyltransferase — MSIVIERVETADPALAEFLIAHHAELEHTAPPESRHALVFERLLAPGVRLFAGHLDGRPVATGALATVAEGHEEIKSMRTDPALRGRGLGRTMLAFLLEDAEARGISRVSLETGSAEFFVPARALYSAAGFHECGPFGGYVLDPHSTFMTIDLPAAS, encoded by the coding sequence ATGAGCATCGTGATCGAACGGGTGGAGACCGCAGACCCCGCCCTCGCCGAGTTCCTGATCGCCCATCATGCGGAGTTGGAGCACACGGCTCCACCGGAGAGCCGTCATGCCCTGGTGTTCGAGCGTCTGCTCGCCCCGGGAGTGCGGCTGTTCGCCGGGCACCTCGACGGCCGCCCCGTCGCCACCGGCGCCCTGGCGACGGTGGCGGAAGGGCACGAGGAGATCAAGTCGATGCGCACCGACCCCGCGCTGCGCGGGCGCGGTCTCGGACGCACCATGCTCGCCTTCCTGCTGGAGGATGCCGAGGCGCGCGGCATCAGCCGTGTCTCGCTCGAGACCGGGAGCGCCGAGTTCTTCGTCCCGGCGCGCGCCCTCTACTCCGCCGCCGGCTTCCACGAATGCGGCCCGTTCGGCGGTTACGTCCTCGACCCGCACAGCACCTTCATGACGATCGACCTGCCGGCGGCGTCCTGA
- a CDS encoding ribose-phosphate diphosphokinase gives MARKKKTVDLDRDNGVAPGIIAKTKKRLVVAGGRSHPELTAAVAEALGTEIAPVEHRTFASGEIYARFEVSIRGVDLFLIQTFGEPVNEWLMETLIMIDAAKRASAKRITVVAPYYPYSRQDKKGRGREPISARLVADLLKTAGADRVMSVDLHAAQIQGFFDGPVDHLFAKPVLLDYFERTLSPEDREILTVVSPDMGRVRVADTWSDSLGAPLAIIHKRRDPKVANQVSVHEIVGAVDGRTCLLVDDMIDTGGTIVKAAQALKANGAHRVIVAATHAIFSDPASDRLQDSSIDEVVITDTIPLTESRRWDKLTILPIAPLLARAIHEVFEDGSVTSMFGGDA, from the coding sequence ATGGCGCGCAAGAAGAAGACGGTCGATCTGGATCGCGACAACGGCGTGGCCCCCGGGATCATCGCGAAGACCAAGAAGCGGCTCGTCGTCGCCGGTGGACGTTCGCATCCCGAACTCACCGCAGCGGTCGCCGAGGCCCTCGGCACGGAGATCGCACCGGTCGAGCACCGGACGTTCGCCTCGGGCGAGATCTACGCCCGCTTCGAGGTCTCGATCCGCGGTGTGGATCTCTTCCTGATCCAGACCTTCGGCGAGCCGGTCAACGAGTGGCTCATGGAGACGCTCATCATGATCGACGCCGCCAAGCGCGCGTCGGCCAAGCGCATCACCGTCGTCGCGCCGTACTATCCGTATTCGCGTCAGGACAAGAAGGGTCGCGGACGTGAGCCGATCAGCGCCCGCCTCGTCGCCGACCTGCTGAAGACCGCGGGCGCCGACCGGGTCATGAGCGTCGACCTGCACGCCGCGCAGATCCAGGGATTCTTCGACGGCCCCGTCGACCACCTGTTCGCCAAGCCCGTGCTCCTGGACTACTTCGAGCGCACGCTGTCGCCCGAAGACCGTGAGATCCTCACCGTCGTCTCGCCCGACATGGGCCGCGTGCGCGTCGCCGACACCTGGTCGGACAGCCTCGGCGCACCGCTGGCGATCATCCACAAGCGTCGCGACCCGAAGGTCGCGAACCAGGTCTCCGTGCACGAGATCGTCGGTGCCGTCGACGGCCGCACCTGTCTCCTCGTCGACGACATGATCGACACCGGCGGCACGATCGTCAAGGCCGCCCAGGCGCTCAAGGCGAACGGCGCCCATCGCGTCATCGTCGCAGCGACGCACGCGATCTTCAGTGACCCGGCGTCCGATCGGCTGCAGGACTCGTCCATCGACGAGGTCGTCATCACCGACACGATCCCGCTCACCGAGTCACGTCGCTGGGACAAGCTGACCATCCTCCCGATCGCCCCGCTGCTGGCGCGCGCGATCCACGAGGTGTTCGAAGACGGCTCGGTGACGAGCATGTTCGGCGGCGACGCGTAA
- a CDS encoding pseudouridine synthase, with product MPSPLPVRDGVGATRLHVPLSGSWPTVAAYMVERFFHLDPERLLQRFDRGEIVRADGSPVPRDAPLGSVEFVWYYREPAVETRIPFEIEVLHQDEHLVVVDKPHFLPTTPGGKFLQNSALVRLRNLLDNPDLAPIHRLDRATAGLLMFSTRPATRGAYQLMFEKRQVQKVYEAVSELPDHGELPSFPLVYRNHIEKPRAQVRVQVDDAREPNAETLIALIGSDDRVVHTLLRPHSGKMHQLRVHLAALGIGILNDRFYPELLDDLPDDFDRPLQLLARELRFIDPLSGTERVFTTRRTLQEAPADENPVEAPLSGA from the coding sequence ATGCCCTCCCCCCTCCCCGTGCGTGACGGCGTGGGAGCCACACGATTGCACGTGCCCCTCTCCGGCTCGTGGCCCACCGTCGCCGCCTACATGGTCGAGCGCTTCTTCCACCTCGACCCCGAGCGTCTTCTCCAGCGGTTCGACCGCGGCGAGATCGTGCGGGCCGACGGCTCCCCCGTCCCGCGCGACGCCCCGCTCGGCAGCGTCGAATTCGTCTGGTACTACCGCGAACCCGCCGTCGAGACGCGGATCCCCTTCGAGATCGAGGTCCTGCACCAGGACGAGCATCTCGTGGTCGTCGACAAGCCGCATTTCCTGCCCACGACTCCCGGCGGCAAGTTCCTGCAGAACTCGGCGCTGGTGCGCCTGCGCAACCTCCTCGACAATCCCGACCTGGCGCCGATCCACCGCCTGGATCGCGCGACCGCCGGCCTGCTGATGTTCTCGACACGACCGGCGACCCGCGGCGCCTACCAGCTGATGTTCGAGAAGCGGCAGGTGCAGAAGGTGTACGAGGCGGTGTCGGAGCTCCCCGATCACGGCGAGCTCCCCTCGTTCCCGCTCGTCTACCGCAACCACATCGAGAAGCCCCGCGCCCAGGTGCGTGTGCAGGTCGACGATGCCAGGGAGCCGAACGCCGAGACGCTGATCGCGCTGATCGGCAGCGACGATCGCGTGGTGCATACGCTGCTCCGCCCGCACAGCGGCAAGATGCACCAGCTGCGCGTGCACCTGGCCGCCCTCGGCATCGGCATCCTGAACGACCGGTTCTACCCGGAGCTGCTCGACGACCTGCCCGACGACTTCGACCGCCCGCTGCAGCTGCTCGCTCGTGAACTGCGCTTCATCGATCCGCTGAGCGGGACGGAGCGGGTGTTCACCACTCGTCGCACCCTGCAGGAGGCGCCTGCCGACGAGAACCCGGTCGAGGCTCCCCTCAGCGGCGCATGA